CGGCGTCTCCCGGTCGCCTGTTTCTGGTTCTTCCGAAAGCAAACCTGCAAAAGCAGATGCAGCCGGACCTGGCGCCATCTTTTCGCCCACACCAGCAGACGAGCCGGACAGGGCGCCAACCAGCGCAGCTGGTTCTTCCTCACCTTCGAAGGATTCAACATCTATGGGTCGTGCTCCCTTTCCTCCCACGTCTGGAACTCCGGGCTCATCCCCAGCCGGTGGCCCTACCCCGCCGAGCGCACCCCTTGCAGGCGGACAGGGCATTGTCCCGGGCCAGCGCCCTTCAGCAGTCAATGCTCCGCGTGATGACCGCCGCACACTCGTTGTCGGCCGTGGCATCAGCGTTCAGGGTTCTGTGCAGGATGCAGAGCGCCTTGTGGTTGAAGGCACCGTCGAGTCCAGCATGATCAACGCCAAGGAGCTGTCAGTTGCTCCGGGTGGTCTGTTCCGTGGCGGCGTCGAAGTGGAAGACGCGGAAATCGCAGGCACAGTTGACGGCACCCTGACCGTCCGCGGTCATCTGACGGTTGCATCGACCGGCCGACTGCTCGGCAAGGCGACCTGCAAGCGTCTGCGCGTTGAAGATGGTGGTCAGATCACCGGTCAGCTCGAAATGCTCTCCGATAAGGACGCAGCAATCAAGACCGACAAACCCGCCTGATCAGATCGCTCAGAAAAGCACAGGTTCCGACCTGTGCTTCTGACCAGAAAAAACCCGCCATACGGCGGGTTTTTTTGTTTCCATTCCCTGGACTCCGCCTGTCGCAAAGGCAGGCTATCGGTCCATCTTCTCTTCACTGGGAGTGCAGGAGTGAGAGCACATAAACGCCCTTCCCACCCCACAGAGAAATTCCTGCACCCAGATCAGGCTACGCTGTCGCGACGATCCCGCAGCTTGACGTAAGCCAGAGCGGCATGTTCCGCACAATAGGGTTTGCCCGGCAACGGAGTCGCACCACAGAAGTGGAAACCCGGCGTTCCCGGATCACCCAGCGGCCAGCAGCAGGTAGCGCTGCGACGACGCGGTTCCATCACAGCAGCCAGACGCTGGGCAGCCGGACGTGCAGCCGAAGAGGCTTTTTTCTCGGCCGGAGCTTTTTCTACAACCGGCTCTTCCTCAACTGCTTTGACGACGGCCGGGACTGTGACTTTCGCATGCGTCTCGACCGGCTTTTCCTTGACGGCGATGTCCGCCAGCTTTGCAGCCGCATGTTCCGTTTTTGCAGCGCTGACCACTTCCGGCTTTTCGACAGGCTTCACCAGAAAGGACGCAGACGTACCGGCACTGGCATCGGCTGTCGCGATGGCGGCAGGCTCAGGAGCCGCGACACCCTCGACAGTGTTACCGGTCTTGGCAGAACGGCGAGGCGATGCGGCTCTGGCCTGCTCGCCAGCTTCTCCCGCTTTCTTTGTGGTCGTCTTTCCGTCCTGCCTTCGAATCGGGGACGGGCGTGCAGGAAGCCCCAGACGGTGAGCCTTGCCCACCACCGCGTTCTTTGTAATTCCGAGTTGCCGCCCGATCTCAGCCGTTGACAGTCCTTCCTGCCATAAAGCCTTGAGACGAGTGATTGTCTCGTCTGTCCATTCCATGACACGCCTCTCCCATTCTCGGACGACCGCACCCGGTTCCGAGTTTTGAACGAAAATATGATTTTCGCCACACATACTCAAGCAACACTCGTCAAAAGACCGCAGCGAGTCTTGATCCCTATGCGGTCTTTGTAACGCCGCTGTTCCGAAGCCTTTTCACCCGTTCAGGTATTCCATCCGAGCGGGATCAGCCCTGCTCATCCGCCCGGATCAGACGAAGCCGTCCGGCACTCACGCCCAGAGACAGATGTCCCTCACACAGCGCGAGCGCCTCCTCACCGAAAACGTCACGACGCCAGCCTGTCAGTAGCGGCCCGGTCGGGTCGGGGTCCAGAGCAAAAGCGTCAAGATCCTCGGAACTGGCGACAAGCTTGGGGGCAACATCATGTTTTTCGCATTGATACGCCAGCAATACCTTTAACAATGCCACCAGCGCCGGAGAGGGGCGCGGGCTGTCAGACCCTTTCCCGCTTCGCGCTACCTTGGGCAATTCCGCGTCCGGAAGCCTGCTGGCGTCCCTGACCACATTCAACAGTTCCTGTCCGGCCCTGCCTTCCGCAAATCCCCGGCTGACACCCCTTACACGAGCCAGATCGTCTGTATTTCCCGGCGCGGTCGCCGCGATTTCCAGAAGGCTCTCATCCTTGAGCATACGCTGCCGAGGTATATTCGCGTTCTGGGCTTCTCTTTCCCGCCAGGCCGCAATGGCCCTGAGAATGCCCAGCACTCTCCGGTTACTTGTCCTGGCGCGGAGTTTTTCCCACTGCTTTTCCGGGTCAACCCGCAATCTGTCAGGATCGGCAAGCGCGGCCTGTTCAGCACTGACCCACGCGGCCCTGCCTTCCCGGTCCAGTTGCCTGAGCAGGGATTCATAGACCACACGCAGATAGGTCACATCGGCAGCAGCGTAAGCCAGCTGAGCCGGGGACAGGGGACGGGCTGACCAGTCCGTGAAGCGGTGACTCTTGTCGATTGACGCACCTGTCACAGCCCCGACAAGATTGTCATATCCGACCTGATCCCCATAGCCCGCCACCATCGCCGCAACCTGCGTATCGAACAGGGGCTGTGGCAGGCGGTCAAACAGATGCATGAAAATTTCCAGATCCTGACGGGCTGCGTGAAGAACCTTCACAACAGACTGATCATCGAACAGGGCCGTCAGTGGAGTCAGATCAATATCCGGGGCGACAGCGTCAATCAGGACGACTTCCTTCTCCCCTGCGATCTGCAGCAGACACAGCTCAGGCCAGTACGTCTTTTCCCGCATGAATTCGGTATCGACCGTAACGAACGTCTCGTCTCTGAATCTTTCGACTGTTTCTGCAAGATCAGTCGTGCTCGTAACAAGACGGGGCACCGGAAAGCTGTATCGGAGACTTTTAGCCATGAGCGTTCCATACACAGAGCCGCTGAAAAGAGAAAGTCCGCTTGCTTGACGTCAGCACTTCGCCAGTGACACATCGCCCGAAAGATTGAATGGAGAAAGACCATGACCGCGCAGAATGATGGCCGGGAAACCCTTACCCAACTCGGTCGATCCACACCGATGCCGCAGTCCCCTGAAGAGGCCGAGCTGGAACGTGTCCCGGCGCCTCACAAGGGACGACAGTATGTCGTGCGCTTCACCGCACCCGAATTCACATCCCTCTGCCCTGTCACCGGTCAGCCGGATTTTGCCCATCTGGTAATCGACTACATTCCCCGTGACTGGATTGTCGAAAGCAAGTCCCTGAAGCTGTATCTGACGAGCTTCAGAAATCATGGCGCGTTTCATGAAGACTGTTCTGTGACGATCGCGGAAACACTGGTCAAACGTCTCGATCCGGTCTGGCTGCGGATTGGCGCTTACTGGTATCCCAGAGGTGGAATGCCGATTGATGTCTTCTGGCAGACGGGCCTGCCGCCAGAAGGTGTCTGGATCCCCGCTCAGGACGTTCCTGGCTATCGCGGACGCGGCTGATTGCCCCGTGTCTGAGGCGGTATGAGAGACAATTTCACGGATTTATCCCGGGAGGCCGCTGTCTTTTGGGTTTTGGTTCAGCAGGTCGGGGTTAAAAGGTCCGCTCCTTTGTGATGAGGACGGGATTCTGAAAACATATCTGCACAATATACACACGCCATAAAAAAACCCGGCTCAGAAAACTGAACCGGGTTTTTAGGATAAATGACGTGACGAGGGAGCTTCAGCCACCCACTCCGGCATCGATCTCGGCACGCACGGACTGAATCTTCGACATCAAACCTTCGAGACGTGAAACATCCGACTTGTCTGCGGCTTCCCACGCTTCGGTCAGGGCTTCAAGTCTCGCCGTAGCGGCGTCGACTGAAATTTCCGTCACGGGCACTGCCTGATCCGCAAGGATCGTGCAGCGCGTCTCTGTCATGTCAGCAAAACCGCCACCGACGAAATAATGGTCCGTTGGGGTTTCGCCTTGATAAAGAGTAACGGTGCCGCCACGCAGAAGCAGCATCACGGGTGCATGCTCGGGCATCGCGGCGATATCGCCTTCCTCGCCCGGCATGACGACCATGTCCACGTCGCGGGACACCAGAACCTTCTCCGGGCTGATGATTTCGACCTTGATCGGCATTCTGTTGGTCCCTTCCGACGTCGGCGACTTACGCCGCTTCCTTCATCTTCTCAGCCTTGGCGACTGCTTCCTCGATGGAGCCCACCATGTAGAAGGCGCCTTCCGGAAGGTCGTCATACTCACCGGCAACGATCGCCTTGAACGAGCGCACCGTGTCTTCCAGCGAAACCAGCTTGCCCGGCGCACCCGTGAACACTTCGGCCACGTGGAACGGCTGGGACAGGAAGCGCTGGATACGACGGGCGCGGGCTACGAGCTGCTTGTCGTCTTCCGAGAGCTCATCCATGCCGAGAATGGCGATGATGTCCTGCAGGGACTTGTAGGTCTGCAGGATACGCTGCACGTCACGCGCAACCTGATAATGCTCTTCACCAACGATTTTCGGATCAAGCGAGCGGGATGTGGAGTCCAGAGGATCCACAGCCGGATAAATGCCCATTTCAGCGATCGAACGGTTAAGAACCGTTGTTGCGTCGAGGTGAGCGAAGGTCGCGGCAGGAGCCGGATCGGTCAGATCGTCGGCAGGCACGTAAACGGCCTGAACGGAGGTGATCGAACCCTTCTTCGTGGAGGTGATACGCTCCTGCAGAGCGCCCATTTCCGTGGCCAGCGTCGGCTGATAACCCACAGCAGACGGGATACGACCCAGCAGAGCGGACACTTCCGAACCAGCCTGCGTGAAGCGGAAGATGTTATCGACGAAGAACAGAACGTCCTGCCCTTCCTCGTCACGGAAATACTCAGCCTGCGTCAGGCCGGAGAGAGCAACGCGGGCACGCGCTCCCGGCGGCTCGTTCATCTGGCCGTAAACCAGCGCCACCTTGGAGCCATCCGTGGAACCGTCTTCGTTCACCTTGATGACGCCTGCATCCTGCATTTCGAAATACAGGTCGTTACCTTCACGGGTACGCTCACCAACACCGGCGAACACGGACACGCCGCCGTGCGCCTTGGCGATGTTGTTGATCAGTTCCTGAATGATGACGGTCTTGCCGACGCCAGCCCCACCGAACAGACCGATCTTGCCGCCCTTGAGATACGGGCAGAGCAGGTCAACAACCTTGATGCCGGTCACGAGGATTTCGGACGCACCGGCCTGCTCTTCAAAGGAAGGAGCCTCGCGGTGAATCGGAGCCGTGCGCGTCGTGCGGATCGGACCCTTTTCGTCGATGGCTTCACCGATCACATTCATGATGCGGCCCAGCACTTCCGGGCCGACCGGCACGGAAATCTGCGCGCCCGTGTCCACGACTTCCTGACCCCGGATGAGGCCGTCGGTGGTGTCCATGGCGATGCAGCGCACTTCGTGTTCGCCAATTTCCTGCGCCACTTCGAGCACAAGAGTGTGGCTGCCCAGCTTCACATGCAGTGCGCCGAGAATTTTGGGCAGTTCGCCTTCAAACTGGACGTCAACGACAGCGCCACGAATCTGGGTGATACGGCCGACATTGTTTGACGAACCCGCGGCTGATGACTGGGCCGGGGTCTGTATGGTGGTGTCCGACATGGGATCAGCTCCTGCGGGCAAATTCGGTCTGAATGATACGGAATCGGATGGAGGCGGCGTCAGACCGCCTGCGCACCCGAGATGATCTCGATGAGGTCGTTGGTGATGTTGGCCTGACGTGTCCGGTTATAAGTCTGCGTCAGACGGTCGATCGCCTTGCCTGCGTTCCGGGTTGCGTTGTCCATGGCGGTCATACGCGCACCCTGTTCGCCGGCTGCCGATTCAAGCAGGGCGGCATAGATCTGCACCTGCAGATTGCGAGGCAGCAGACGTTCCAGCAGCACCTGCTCGTCCGGCTCGAACTCATACTGAGCAGCGTTCGGATCAGGCTTTGCCTCGGCCTCTTCCAGTCCCAGCGGGATGAGCTGCAGAGGCGTCGGCACCTGCGACATCACGTTTTTGAACTGGTTGTAGATAACGGTGCAGACATCGAACTGTCCGGCCTCCAGAAGCGCCGTCACTTTCGCACCGAGATCACTGGCCGCAGAGAACGGAATTTCCTTCCCGCCAACACCGATCACATGATCGACGATCAGATCGGCATATTCACGGGACAGATAGTCATATCCCTTGCGACCAACCGGCAGCAGCTTGACGACCTTGCCTTCGGACTGAAGGCGACGGATCGTGAGACGGGTCGTGCGGTTGATGTTCGAGTTGAACCCACCGGCAAGACCACGGTCACTGGTGATCGGGATCAGAAGATGGACACGGTCATTGCCTGTACCAGCGAGAAGCTGTGGGAGGCCATCCTGACCAGCCATTGATCCGGCAAGCTCACCGAGCATACGACGCATGGCAGCCGCATAAGGGCGAGCCGCCTCAGCGTGCAACTGGGCGCGGCGGAGTTTCGCCGCCGCGACCATTTTCATCGCGCTCGTGATCTTCTTCGTCGACTTGACGCTTCCGATCCGTGCGCGGAGTTCCTTCAGGGAGGCCATGAACGGTTACTCGCGATCAGGCTGCGAAACGACGGTTGAAGTCCGTAAGGAACTCGCCGATCTTCGTTTCAAGATCCTTGGTGATCTGACGCTCGGTACGCAGTCCCTGGACAATGTCCTTGGCGGGGCTACGCAGTTCGGCCAGAAGCTTCGTCTCCCAGGGCACGACCTTGTCGACAGCGATGCCGTCGATATAGCCACGCGTTCCTGCGAACAGCACCACAACCTGCTCTTCAACAGACAGAGGAGAAGACTCAGGCTGCTTCAGAAGCTCCACCAGACGGGCACCACGGGCAAGCTGCTTCTGTGTTGCCGGATCGAGATCCGATGCGAACTGCGAGAACGCAGCCATTTCACGATACTGGGCCAGCTCCAGCTTGATCTTGCCGGCAACCTGCTTCATCGACTTGATCTGCGCGGCAGAACCAACACGGGAAACCGAGCCACCGACGTTCACGGCCGGACGGATACCACGGTAGAACAGGTCGGTCTCAAGGAAGATCTGACCGTCCGTGATGGAAATCACGTTCGTCGGAATGTAGGCGGCGACGTCACCTGCCTGCGTCTCAATGACAGGCAGGGCCGTCAGGGAACCAGCGCCGTTCGCGTCGGACATCTTCGCAGCACGCTCCAGCAGACGGGAGTGCAGGTAGAAGACGTCACCCGGATAGGCTTCACGTGCTGGCGGACGACGCAACAGCAGCGACATCTGACGGTAAGCGACAGCCTGCTTCGACAGATCGTCGTAACAGATCAGGGCGTGCATGCCGTTGTCACGGAAATACTCACCCATGGCGCAGGCGGAGTAAGGCGCCAGATACTGCATGGGCGCCGGATCGGACGCCGTAGCGGCGACCACGATGGAATAAGGCATCGCACCGCGCTCTTCGAGCGTGCGGACAAGCTGGGCCACCGTGGAACGCTTCTGACCGATCGCGACGTAGATGCAGTACAGCGATTTATTGTTGTCGCCCAGCGCATTCACTTCTTTCTGCGCCAGAATGGTGTCGAGCAGGATCGCCGTTTTGCCGGTCTGACGGTCACCAATCACCAGCTCACGCTGTCCACGCCCAATCGGCACAAGAGCATCGATCGCCTTGATACCGGTCTGCATCGGCTCGCTGACCGACTGACGTGGCATGATGCCAGGCGCCTTGACTTCCGCAGGCGTCATGGTGACGTCCGTCAACGGCCCCTTGCCGTCGATCGGGTTGCCGAGACCATCGACAACACGTCCGAGCAGACCCTTGCCGACCGGAACCTCGACGACCGCACCGGAACGGTTGACGGTATCGCCTTCACGGATCTCCGTGTCGGAACCGAAGATAACGACACCAACGTTGTCATTCTCAAGGTTAAGGGCCATGCCCTTCTGACCGGCCGTCGGAAAGTCGACGAGTTCGCCGGCCATGACGTTCTGGAGGCCATAGACACGGGCGATACCATCGCCAACTGTCAGGACAGTTCCTGTTTCGGCGATTTCAGACGCCGTGTCGTATGAAGCGATCTGCTGCTTCAGGATATCCGAAATCTCGGCGGGACGGATTTCCATCACGCGGCTCCCTTCATGGCATAGTGCAGGCGTACAAGGCGGGATTGCAGGCTGGTATCAACAAGGCGCGGACCGACACGCACCACAAGACCACCCAGGATCTCGGGGTCAACGTGCTCCTGAAGCACGACACGCGAATAGCCGGCTTCAGCAAGCTTGCCCTGCAACTGGGCACGCTGCGCTGTTGTGAGGGGTTGCGCGCTGACAATCTCCGCCGAAACCTCGCCCCTGCGGGCAGCAGACACAGCAGCAAAGGCTGCCAGAATCTGGCGCAGGCGAGGGAGTCGGCGATTATCAGCGATCACACCCACGAAATTAATGATCAGGTCACTGAAGCCCTGCTGCTTGACCACGGCAAGGACTGCCTTGCGGGCATCTCTGATATCGAGACGCACATCCTGCAGGACAGCCGCAAACTGAGGACTTTCATCAATCAGTCTGGCAAGAGCTTCGGCCTGGGGCAGAACCTCGTCGAGCTTCCACTTGTCAGCGGCAAGCTCATAAAGCGCGGTCGCATACCGCCCGGCGAGGCCGCCTGTCCCTACCGGGGACTGAGCAGCGGATCGGGTACTTGTTACGGCAGTGGCCACTGTCGACTGTTTCCTTCTGCGTTCCCCAGGGGCATCGGAATGCGCCGTCCCGGTCCGGTTTTCACCCGACCTGAAAGCATACCCGGTCGCATTTGTTATCGTGGCGGCCTCTAGCATGGTGATTACCACCGCGCAACAGACCAGATGAAGAGAAGTCAATCTTCTCCTAATATTTCAACGGCGGCAACACTCTCCCCACCGCGAGCCCTGTCAGGAAAACGCTCGCGCAACCCGCTCGGCACTCTCATGCGCAAAGCGGCTAGTCGCAAGCGCCCCCACCAGCACCACACCGCAGCCGAGCCCCACCGCGATCCAGCACACGAAATAGCTAAGATGTAGAAATGATGCAGAAAATTCCGCCCTGTCACTCGCCACGCTTCCAACGGCCCGCAAGCTGCCAGCTATCGCGACCCCAAGGGCGGCGCCGATCTGACGACTCGTGGAAGCCACCGCCGCAGCCAGCCCGGCCTGCCTTCGCGGCATTCCCGAGACCGCAGCGTTCGTGATCGGCGCATTGCAGAGCCCGAATCCTCCACCCGTCAGCGCATAGGCGATCGCCAGCCAGAGTGGCGACGTATCCGCCGCAAGACCGGTCAGCATCCACGCTCCACCAGCAAGACCACAGCCGGAAAGCATCAACGGCACACGAGCGCCACGCGCCGCCACCAGCCTCCCGGAAAGGGGAGCGGCGACCATCACCGCCACGGCAAAGGGCATGAGCTTCCAGCCCGCTGCGCCGGGAGCAAACCCTCTTACGTCCTGAAGGTAGATGGTGCTCAGGAAAAGCAGTGACGCGAAAATCGCGAAACAGAGCACGGCGAGCACAGTGGCTGACGCGAAAGGCACAGAGCGAAAAAACCCGAGATCCAGCATGGGATGACTGCTCCGTTTTTCGACGACGAGAAACGACACCAGCGATAGGGCAGACAGACCCAGCAGTCCGAGAATCGAAGCACTGCGCCAACCGAGATCCGGCCCCTCGATCAGGGCACCCACCAGCGCCAAGGTCGTCAGGGCCGAAAGC
The Acetobacter aceti genome window above contains:
- a CDS encoding polymer-forming cytoskeletal protein, whose product is MTGFFLLFKRHKPDASKTQPNGSAAPATGSNAGVSRSPVSGSSESKPAKADAAGPGAIFSPTPADEPDRAPTSAAGSSSPSKDSTSMGRAPFPPTSGTPGSSPAGGPTPPSAPLAGGQGIVPGQRPSAVNAPRDDRRTLVVGRGISVQGSVQDAERLVVEGTVESSMINAKELSVAPGGLFRGGVEVEDAEIAGTVDGTLTVRGHLTVASTGRLLGKATCKRLRVEDGGQITGQLEMLSDKDAAIKTDKPA
- a CDS encoding GcrA family cell cycle regulator; the protein is MEWTDETITRLKALWQEGLSTAEIGRQLGITKNAVVGKAHRLGLPARPSPIRRQDGKTTTKKAGEAGEQARAASPRRSAKTGNTVEGVAAPEPAAIATADASAGTSASFLVKPVEKPEVVSAAKTEHAAAKLADIAVKEKPVETHAKVTVPAVVKAVEEEPVVEKAPAEKKASSAARPAAQRLAAVMEPRRRSATCCWPLGDPGTPGFHFCGATPLPGKPYCAEHAALAYVKLRDRRDSVA
- the rnd gene encoding ribonuclease D, which produces MAKSLRYSFPVPRLVTSTTDLAETVERFRDETFVTVDTEFMREKTYWPELCLLQIAGEKEVVLIDAVAPDIDLTPLTALFDDQSVVKVLHAARQDLEIFMHLFDRLPQPLFDTQVAAMVAGYGDQVGYDNLVGAVTGASIDKSHRFTDWSARPLSPAQLAYAAADVTYLRVVYESLLRQLDREGRAAWVSAEQAALADPDRLRVDPEKQWEKLRARTSNRRVLGILRAIAAWREREAQNANIPRQRMLKDESLLEIAATAPGNTDDLARVRGVSRGFAEGRAGQELLNVVRDASRLPDAELPKVARSGKGSDSPRPSPALVALLKVLLAYQCEKHDVAPKLVASSEDLDAFALDPDPTGPLLTGWRRDVFGEEALALCEGHLSLGVSAGRLRLIRADEQG
- the queF gene encoding preQ(1) synthase produces the protein MTAQNDGRETLTQLGRSTPMPQSPEEAELERVPAPHKGRQYVVRFTAPEFTSLCPVTGQPDFAHLVIDYIPRDWIVESKSLKLYLTSFRNHGAFHEDCSVTIAETLVKRLDPVWLRIGAYWYPRGGMPIDVFWQTGLPPEGVWIPAQDVPGYRGRG
- the atpC gene encoding ATP synthase F1 subunit epsilon encodes the protein MPIKVEIISPEKVLVSRDVDMVVMPGEEGDIAAMPEHAPVMLLLRGGTVTLYQGETPTDHYFVGGGFADMTETRCTILADQAVPVTEISVDAATARLEALTEAWEAADKSDVSRLEGLMSKIQSVRAEIDAGVGG
- the atpD gene encoding F0F1 ATP synthase subunit beta produces the protein MSDTTIQTPAQSSAAGSSNNVGRITQIRGAVVDVQFEGELPKILGALHVKLGSHTLVLEVAQEIGEHEVRCIAMDTTDGLIRGQEVVDTGAQISVPVGPEVLGRIMNVIGEAIDEKGPIRTTRTAPIHREAPSFEEQAGASEILVTGIKVVDLLCPYLKGGKIGLFGGAGVGKTVIIQELINNIAKAHGGVSVFAGVGERTREGNDLYFEMQDAGVIKVNEDGSTDGSKVALVYGQMNEPPGARARVALSGLTQAEYFRDEEGQDVLFFVDNIFRFTQAGSEVSALLGRIPSAVGYQPTLATEMGALQERITSTKKGSITSVQAVYVPADDLTDPAPAATFAHLDATTVLNRSIAEMGIYPAVDPLDSTSRSLDPKIVGEEHYQVARDVQRILQTYKSLQDIIAILGMDELSEDDKQLVARARRIQRFLSQPFHVAEVFTGAPGKLVSLEDTVRSFKAIVAGEYDDLPEGAFYMVGSIEEAVAKAEKMKEAA
- a CDS encoding F0F1 ATP synthase subunit gamma — encoded protein: MASLKELRARIGSVKSTKKITSAMKMVAAAKLRRAQLHAEAARPYAAAMRRMLGELAGSMAGQDGLPQLLAGTGNDRVHLLIPITSDRGLAGGFNSNINRTTRLTIRRLQSEGKVVKLLPVGRKGYDYLSREYADLIVDHVIGVGGKEIPFSAASDLGAKVTALLEAGQFDVCTVIYNQFKNVMSQVPTPLQLIPLGLEEAEAKPDPNAAQYEFEPDEQVLLERLLPRNLQVQIYAALLESAAGEQGARMTAMDNATRNAGKAIDRLTQTYNRTRQANITNDLIEIISGAQAV
- the atpA gene encoding F0F1 ATP synthase subunit alpha, with amino-acid sequence MEIRPAEISDILKQQIASYDTASEIAETGTVLTVGDGIARVYGLQNVMAGELVDFPTAGQKGMALNLENDNVGVVIFGSDTEIREGDTVNRSGAVVEVPVGKGLLGRVVDGLGNPIDGKGPLTDVTMTPAEVKAPGIMPRQSVSEPMQTGIKAIDALVPIGRGQRELVIGDRQTGKTAILLDTILAQKEVNALGDNNKSLYCIYVAIGQKRSTVAQLVRTLEERGAMPYSIVVAATASDPAPMQYLAPYSACAMGEYFRDNGMHALICYDDLSKQAVAYRQMSLLLRRPPAREAYPGDVFYLHSRLLERAAKMSDANGAGSLTALPVIETQAGDVAAYIPTNVISITDGQIFLETDLFYRGIRPAVNVGGSVSRVGSAAQIKSMKQVAGKIKLELAQYREMAAFSQFASDLDPATQKQLARGARLVELLKQPESSPLSVEEQVVVLFAGTRGYIDGIAVDKVVPWETKLLAELRSPAKDIVQGLRTERQITKDLETKIGEFLTDFNRRFAA
- a CDS encoding F0F1 ATP synthase subunit delta: MATAVTSTRSAAQSPVGTGGLAGRYATALYELAADKWKLDEVLPQAEALARLIDESPQFAAVLQDVRLDIRDARKAVLAVVKQQGFSDLIINFVGVIADNRRLPRLRQILAAFAAVSAARRGEVSAEIVSAQPLTTAQRAQLQGKLAEAGYSRVVLQEHVDPEILGGLVVRVGPRLVDTSLQSRLVRLHYAMKGAA
- a CDS encoding MFS transporter, encoding MSSQTAQSPAGKQQWLVLASCCLSLLLVMMDVTIINVVLPSIRQAFGASLSGLQWIVDAYTLTVAALLMAAGTLADRFGRKRVFLTGIVIFCAASALCGMAMTPAQMIASRILQGVGGAMLNPVALSIIANTFLNPADRARAIGVWGMMSGIALALGPAVGGFIADALSWRAVFWINVPVGLIALAMTLRFVPESRSPVPARFDPVGQGLSALTTLALVGALIEGPDLGWRSASILGLLGLSALSLVSFLVVEKRSSHPMLDLGFFRSVPFASATVLAVLCFAIFASLLFLSTIYLQDVRGFAPGAAGWKLMPFAVAVMVAAPLSGRLVAARGARVPLMLSGCGLAGGAWMLTGLAADTSPLWLAIAYALTGGGFGLCNAPITNAAVSGMPRRQAGLAAAVASTSRQIGAALGVAIAGSLRAVGSVASDRAEFSASFLHLSYFVCWIAVGLGCGVVLVGALATSRFAHESAERVARAFS